A genomic stretch from Limanda limanda chromosome 11, fLimLim1.1, whole genome shotgun sequence includes:
- the LOC133013707 gene encoding LOW QUALITY PROTEIN: complement C1s-1 subcomponent-like (The sequence of the model RefSeq protein was modified relative to this genomic sequence to represent the inferred CDS: inserted 1 base in 1 codon), with translation MGWTYSVIWFVSVSLCECFSLPYSDSITHDEVQSPLYPLPYPTGQRKTWNLLGPEGHQIQLSIKHLDIKPSAGCSQDSLTVVYDQQILGRFCGQENSTDHPGKEPIRSPGNRLTLIFQSCNSTSEVQQHIGFSATYKSIGINCGKPDPLLNGGMINRIDFENYYRSVVQYHCNEPYYSLPEDANAIFTCGADGKWKSSNGSVVTPTCMPVCGQPTQRLSVYERIIGGNDAPKNTIPWQVLLKVNYMTGGGMVIXWIMTAAHLATQATNPVSNDTVQVYLGQTDVQSLMVSRVYAASVHIHPDYNKPQNVDYNNDIALIKLQDPITFDASVMPICLPAQNATYVTGMIGLVSGFGVTQEMGRSTKQLKYVHLPVVDQETCSESFNTSQQKRGRGQILTHNMVCAGLPEGGKDSCSGDAGSAFALKDNGRFWAAGIVSWGTGCAQRGSYGVYTRVANYLDWITKTMQEN, from the exons ATGGGTTGGACATACTCTGTCATTTG gtttgtgtctgtgtctctgtgtgagtgcTTCTCGCTGCCCTACTCTGATTCTATAACGCATGATGAGGTCCAGTCCCCTCTGTATCCCCTGCCCTACCCAACTGGTCAGAGGAAAACGTGGAATCTGTTGGGACCTGAAGGCCACCAGATCCAGCTGTCCATAAAACACCTGGACATCAAACCTTCTGCTGGCTGCTCTCAGGACTCTCTAACA GTCGTCTATGATCAGCAGATCCTGGGGAGGTTTTGCGGCCAGGAGAATTCCACTGATCACCCAGGCAAAGAGCCGATCCGTTCTCCTGGCAACAGACTGACTCTCATATTCCAGTCATGTAACTCCACCTCAGAAGTCCAACAGCATATCGGCTTCTCTGCTACCTATAAGTCAATAG GGATTAACTGTGGAAAACCTGACCCTCTGCTGAACGGAGGGATGATCAACCGGATTGACTTTGAAAACTACTACCGCTCTGTTGTTCAGTACCACTGTAATGAACCATATTATTCCCTCCCTGAGGATGCAAATG CTATATTCACCTGCGGAGCAGATGGAAAATGGAAATCCAGCAACGGCAGTGTTGTCACTCCTACATGCATGCCAG TTTGTGGCCAGCCAACACAACGCCTCTCTGTATATGAGAGGATCATTGGAGGCAACGATGCTCCAAAAAATACCATCCCCTGGCAAGTGCtacttaaagtaaattacaTGACTGGAGGAGGCATGGTGA GCTGGATTATGACCGCAGCTCATCTTGCAACACAAGCTACCAACCCAGTATCAAACGACACTGTGCAG GTTTATCTGGGACAAACTGATGTTCAGAGCTTGATGGTTTCTCGTGTTTATGCTGCCTCAGTCCACATTCACCCTGATTACAACAAACCCCAAAACGTAGACTACAACAACGACATTGCCTTAATCAAACTGCAAGACCCGATCACATTCGACGCATCAGTAATGCCCATATGTTTACCAGCACAGAATGCCACATATGTCACTGGAATGATTGG ACTGGTGTCAGGCTTTGGCGTTACACAGGAAATGGGCCGTTCAACAAAACAGTTGAAGTACGTTCACCTCCCTGTGGTGGACCAGGAGACTTGCAGTGAATCATTTAATACGTCTCAGCAGAAACGGGGCAGAGGACAAATCCTGACACACAACATGGTTTGTGCTGGACTTCCTGAAGGAGGGAAGGACTCCTGTAGTGGTGATGCTGGAAGCGCCTTTGCCCTGAAGGACAATGGACGGTTTTGGGCTGCAGGGATTGTCAGCTGGGGGACTGGCTGTGCACAGAGGGGATCATATGGAGTCTACACCAGAGTCGCTAACTACCTGGACTGGATCACGAAGACCATGCAGGAGAACTGA
- the LOC133014531 gene encoding uncharacterized protein LOC133014531, with amino-acid sequence MNALPESEAFAPTTADQFTDRYSIPEMGWTFCIIFFLFVLACGCWPLPDPEPLMHGEVQSPQYPQPYPPNLQEQWDLSVPEGYRIQITFTHMDIEASAGCYYDSLTVLYDGKVMGKFCGSENSAYGHHPGNQPILSPGNRLTLIFQTDNNNPERHQNVGFAAHYQASDIDECSAPGDASGPLCTQICLNTLGSYICSCHHGYELRSDQRSCMLSCAGDTFDEPEGFLHSPGYPNSPPHAVSCQYIISVELGFAVSLNFSDNFHIESVDTQQGLSCLHHWLQVTVPNRDHIKLCGAKSPGLMVTNSNTVQLDYHTDDEGLSNGWSLDYSTHRVQCPIPGNVAEGRVTPILTKYFYRDYIFVRCAQGYKLMMGGQEMESFSTMCQSNGQWHLPLPECHIFDCGEPEPLLNGGVTFLSGFQNQYRSVVQYHCNEPFYSLLGAVNVSFTCESDRKWRSNNDVVVRPTCIPVCGKPTQQLSEYQRIIGGKNAPDNTIPWQVLLNIDGGKGGGMVIADRWIMTAAHVVVKEGITALNHTVQVFMGLTDVRPLMVSPVNVVSVHIHPDYNNPVDVDYNNDIALIKLQDPITFNPSVMPICLPAQDATYGTGTLGLVSGFGVSGTDGQRFSFNKLKYVQVAVVDQEACTQSITLAKQKPNNNVPSLTNNMFCAGDPLGGKDSCQGDSGGPYALMDHGQFWAAGIVSWGEGCGKKGSYGVYTRVTNYLDWIKKTMQENVVYDQQILGRFCGQENSTGHPGKEPIRSPGNRLTLIFQSRINCGKPDPLLNGGMINRIDFENYYRSVVQYHCNEPYYSLPEDANVHIHPDYNNLVDVDYNNDIALIKLQDPITFNPSVMPICLPAQDITGTMGHICQDKQKHLLGVQCSVQHARIRWDLTQILSEQQTTRKLYLLPPDMGWTYSVIWFVSVCECFSLGFTNSLMRGEIQSTLYPLPYPTGLKREWNILGLDGHQIQLSITHLDIKPSAGCSEDSLTVLYVQQILGRFCGQENSTDHPGKEPIISPGNRLTLIFQSSNSNSEVQQHIGFSATYKSIVIDCGKPEPLLNGRFVYLSTRQTARAYFHCNEPYYYLPEDANAKFICGADGKWKSSNGSGVTPTCIPAKGCGEPEPLLNGEMIKLYDQFNNLSSVFYGCNEPFYSLPLDSNVFFTCRANGKWKSSTGRFVTPTCKPVCGRPMGRLLVHPAIIGGNNVPEYTIPWQVLLKVNNTVGGGMVIADRWIMTAAHIARQATNPVSNDTVQVYLGQTDVKSLMVSPVYAASVHLHPDYNKPVLYNNDIALIKLQDPITFDASVMPICLPAQNATYVTGTMGLVSGFGVTQEMGNSTKKLKYFHLPVVDQETCSESFNTSQEKLDGGQILTDNMICSGLPEGGKDSCSGDAGSAFALKDNGQVWAAGIVSWGTGCGRQGAYGVYTRVANYLDWITKTMQEN; translated from the exons atgaatgCTTTACCTGAAAGTGAAGCATTTGCTCCAACGACAGCGGATCAGTTCACTGACAGATATTCAATTCCAGAGATGGGGTGGACCTTCTGTATCATCTT ctttctgtttgtgttggcgTGCGGGTGCTGGCCACTGCCCGACCCTGAGCCCCTGATGCACGGTGAGGTCCAGTCTCCCCAGTATCCGCAGCCTTACCCTCCCAACCTGCAGGAGCAGTGGGACCTCAGTGTGCCCGAAGGCTACCGGATCCAAATTACCTTCACACACATGGACATTGAAGCTTCTGCAGGCTGCTACTACGACTCCCTCACA GTTCTCTATGATGGAAAGGTGATGGGAAAGTTTTGTGGCTCTGAGAACTCAGCTTATGGGCACCATCCCGGCAACCAGCCCATCTTGTCTCCAGGCAACAGACTCACCCTCATCTTCCAGACAGATAACAACAACCCAGAGCGCCACCAGAACGTGGGCTTCGCTGCTCATTACCAGGCGTCAG ACATAGATGAGTGTTCTGCCCCTGGAGATGCCTCAGGTCCACTCTGCACTCAGATCTGCCTAAACACACTCGGGTCTTACATCTGCTCCTGTCACCATGGCTACGAACTACGCTCAGACCAGCGcagctgcatgt TGTCCTGTGCTGGTGATACTTTTGATGAGCCGGAGGGATTTCTTCACAGTCCAGGATATCCCAACTCCCCACCTCATGCCGTGTCCTGTCAGTACATAATTTCTGTAGAACTTGGCTTCGCTGTGTCTCTCAACTTCTCTGACAACTTCCACATCGAGAGTGTTGACACGCAGCAAGGCCTGAGCTGTCTCCATCACTGGTTGCAG GTGACCGTTCCAAACAGAGATCACATAAAGCTGTGTGGTGCAAAGAGTCCAGGTCTGATGGTCACAAACTCCAACACTGTCCAGCTGGACTACCACACTGACGACGAAGGCCTGAGCAACGGCTGGAGCCTGGACTAcagcacacaca GGGTGCAGTGTCCAATTCCTGGTAACGTGGCCGAAGGCAGAGTCACGCCAATCTTGACCAAATATTTCTACAGAGACTACATCTTTGTGCGCTGTGCCCAAGGATACAAGCTGATGATG gGGGGTCAGGAGATGGAGAGCTTCTCTACCATGTGCCAAAGCAATGGACAGTGGCACCTTCCTCTGCCTGAATGTCACA TATTTGATTGTGGAGAACCTGAACCTCTGCTGAATGGTGGAGTGACCTTCCTCTCTGGCTTCCAAAACCAGTACCGTTCTGTTGTTCAGTACCACTGTAATGAACCGTTTTACTCGCTCCTTGGGGCCGTGAATG TTAGCTTCACCTGTGAATCAGACAGAAAGTGGAGATCCAACAATGATGTTGTTGTCAGACCAACATGCATACCAG TTTGTGGCAAGCCAACACAACAACTCTCTGAGTATCAGAGGATCATTGGAGGCAAAAATGCTCCAGACAATACCATCCCCTGGCAAGTGCTACTGAATATAgatggaggaaaaggaggaggcaTGGTGATCGCAGACCGCTGGATTATGACCGCAGCTCATGTCGTAGTAAAAGAGGGGATCACTGCATTAAACCACACTGTTCAG GTTTTTATGGGACTTACTGATGTTCGGCCCTTGATGGTTTCTCCTGTTAATGTTGTCTCAGTCCACATTCACCCTGATTACAACAACCCCGTAGACGTAGACTACAACAACGACATTGCCTTAATCAAACTGCAAGACCCGATCACATTCAACCCATCAGTAATGCCCATATGTTTACCAGCGCAGGATGCCACATATGGCACTGGCACATTGGG ACTGGTGTCAGGTTTTGGCGTTTCAGGAACCGATGGCCAACGGTTTTCTTTTAATAAGCTGAAGTACGTGCAAGTGGCTGTGGTGGACCAGGAGGCATGCACTCAATCAATTACATTGGCTAAGCAGAAACCGAACAACAACGTACCAAGCCTGACAAACAACATGTTTTGTGCTGGAGATCCTCTAGGAGGGAAGGACTCCTGCCAAGGTGACAGTGGAGGCCCCTACGCCCTGATGGACCATGGACAGTTTTGGGCTGCAGGGATTGTCAGCTGGGGGGAGGGCTGTGGAAAGAAGGGATCATATGGAGTCTACACCAGAGTCACTAACTACCTGGACTGGATCAAGAAGACCATGCAGGAGAAC GTCGTCTATGATCAGCAGATCCTGGGGAGGTTTTGCGGCCAGGAGAATTCCACTGGTCACCCAGGCAAAGAGCCGATCCGTTCTCCTGGCAACAGACTGACTCTCATATTCCAGTCAA GGATTAACTGTGGAAAACCTGACCCTCTGCTGAACGGAGGGATGATCAACCGGATTGACTTTGAAAACTACTACCGCTCTGTTGTTCAGTACCACTGTAATGAACCGTATTATTCCCTCCCTGAGGATGCAAACG TCCACATTCACCCTGATTACAACAACCTTGTAGACGTAGACTACAACAATGACATTGCCTTAATCAAACTGCAAGACCCGATCACATTCAACCCATCAGTAATGCCCATATGTTTACCAGCGCAGGATATCACTGGCACGATGGG TCACATTTGCcaagataaacaaaaacacctaCTGGGAGTTCAATGTTCAGTACAACACGCCAGGATCCGTTGGGACTTGACACAAATCCTCTCAGAACAGCAAACCACTCGCAAACTGTATCTACTTCCTCCAGACATGGGTTGGACATACTCTGTCATTTG gtttgtgtctgtgtgtgagtgcttttCTTTGGGCTTCACTAATTCTTTAATGCGTGGAGAGATCCAGTCCACTCTGTATCCCCTGCCCTACCCAACCGGCCTGAAGAGAGAGTGGAACATTTTGGGACTTGACGGCCACCAGATCCAGCTGTCCATAACACATCTGGACATCAAACCATCCGCTGGCTGCTCTGAGGACTCTCTTACA GTCCTCTATGTTCAGCAGATCCTGGGAAGGTTTTGCGGCCAGGAGAACTCCACTGATCACCCAGGCAAAGAGCCGATCATTTCTCCTGGCAACAGACTGACTCTCATATTCCAGTCAAGTAACTCCAACTCAGAAGTCCAACAGCATATTGGCTTCTCTGCTACCTATAAGTCAATAG TGATTGACTGTGGAAAACCTGAACCTCTGCTGAACGGAAGGTTCGTCTACCTGTCCACCCGTCAGACCGCTAGAGCTTATTTCCACTGTAATGAGCCGTACTATTATCTCCCTGAGGATGCAAACG CTAAATTCATCTGCGGAGCAGATGGAAAATGGAAATCCAGCAACGGCAGTGGTGTCACTCCTACATGCATACCAG CAAAAGGGTGTGGAGAACCTGAACCTCTGCTGAATGGAGAGATGATCAAACTGTATGACCAGTTCAACAAcctctcttctgttttttacGGCTGTAATGAGCCGTTTTATTCCCTCCCTTTAGATTCAAACG TTTTTTTCACCTGCAGAGcaaatggaaaatggaaatCCAGCACCGGCAGGTTTGTCACTCCTACATGCAAACCAG TTTGTGGCCGGCCAATGGGACGACTCCTTGTGCATCCGGCGATAATTGGAGGCAACAATGTTCCAGAATATACCATCCCCTGGCAAGTGCTACTTAAAGTAAATAACACGGTTGGAGGAGGCATGGTGATCGCAGACCGCTGGATTATGACCGCAGCTCATATCGCAAGACAAGCTACCAACCCAGTATCAAACGACACTGTGCAG GTTTATCTGGGACAAACTGATGTTAAGAGCTTGATGGTTTCTCCTGTTTATGCTGCCTCAGTCCACCTTCACCCTGATTACAACAAACCCGTACTCTACAACAACGACATTGCATTAATCAAACTGCAAGACCCGATCACATTCGACGCATCAGTAATGCCCATATGTTTACCAGCGCAGAATGCCACATATGTCACTGGAACGATGGG ACTGGTGTCAGGCTTTGGCGTTACACAGGAAATGGGCAATTCAACAAAAAAGTTGAAGTACTTTCACCTCCCTGTGGTGGACCAGGAGACTTGCAGTGAATCATTTAATACGTCTCAGGAGAAACTAGACGGAGGACAAATCCTGACAGACAACATGATTTGTTCTGGACTTCCTGAAGGAGGGAAGGACTCCTGTAGTGGTGATGCTGGAAGCGCCTTTGCCCTGAAGGACAATGGACAGGTTTGGGCTGCAGGGATTGTCAGCTGGGGGACTGGCTGTGGACGGCAGGGAGCATATGGAGTCTACACCAGAGTCGCTAACTACCTGGACTGGATCACGAAGACCATGCAGGAGAACTGA